From the Lolium rigidum isolate FL_2022 chromosome 2, APGP_CSIRO_Lrig_0.1, whole genome shotgun sequence genome, one window contains:
- the LOC124693152 gene encoding phospholipid--sterol O-acyltransferase-like isoform X3, with protein MLLDPYNQTDHPECKSRPDSGLSAITELDPGYITGPLSSIWKEWVKWCVEFGIEANAIIAVPYDWRLPPSMLEERDLYFHKLKLTFEIALKLRGGPSLVFAHSMGNNVFRYFLEWLKLEIAPKHYIQWLDKHIHAYFAVGAPLLGSTESIRATLSGTTSGLPVTEGTARLMFNSFAASLWLLPFSKYCKADNIYWKNFFEGKGGYPHRQQCDEMEYTSDYSGWPTTLVSIEVPTVRGADAYPSIMDLTEDITSNMECGKPTLLTFSAREVSDGTLFKTILDYDPQSKALLHQLEKYYQGDPVLNPLTPWERPPIKNVFCIYGIDSKTEVGYFFAPSGKPYPDNWIVTDVIYEFEQSLLSRQIRSFCFRKAKQFQWRWNGILQLPLIVQAMAWAKSEHNKSSTGRT; from the exons ATGCTGCTTGACCCCTATAACCAGACGGACCATCCAGAATGCAAGTCAAGGCCGGATAGTGGTCTTTCTGCAATTACAGAGTTGGACCCTGGTTATATAACAG GtcctctttcttcaatatggaaaGAATGGGTCAAATGGTGTGTAGAGTTTGGTATTGAAGCTAATGCTATCATCGCTGTTCCGTACGATTGGAGGCTACCCCCGTCGATGCTTGAGGAGAGGGATCTGTACTTTCATAAATTGAA ATTAACTTTTGAAATTGCATTGAAACTTCGAGGAGGGCCATCTTTAGTTTTTGCTCATTCCATGGGAAACAACGTATTTCGGTACTTCTTGGAATGGTTGAAACTAGAAATTGCTCCAAAGCACTACATCCAATGGCTTGACAAACATATACATGCGTACTTTGCAGTTG GTGCTCCTCTTCTCGGATCTACTGAATCAATTAGAGCTACTCTCTCTGGGACAACATCTGGTCTTCCAGTCACTGAG GGGACAGCCCGGTTGATGTTTAATTCATTTGCTGCTTCTTTATGGCTCTTGCCATTCTCAAAATACTGCAAAGCTGATAATATATACTGGAAGAATTTTTTTGAGGGAAAGGGAGGTTATCCTCACAGACAACAATGCGATGAGATGGAGTATACTTCAGACTACTCTGGATGGCCCACAACCCTCGTCAGTATCGAGGTTCCTACAGTTCGAG GTGCGGATGCGTATCCATCCATTATGGACCTAACAGAGGACATAACATCCAACATGGAGTGTGGAAAGCCAACACTCTTGACATTTTCTGCCAGAGAAGTTTCAGATGGTACTTTGTTCAAAACTATTCTGGATTACGACCCACAGAGCAAAGCCCTTCTTCATCAGCTGGAGAA GTACTACCAAGGTGACCCAGTTCTCAATCCTCTCACTCCCTGGGAGAGACCGCCAATAAAGAATGTATTCTGCATATACGGCATTGATTCTAAGACTGAG GTAGGATATTTTTTTGCACCAAGTGGCAAACCATATCCAGATAACTGGATAGTAACAGATGTGATTTATGAGTTTGAACAGTCCCTACTGTCAAGGCAG ATCAGGTCATTCTGTTTCCGGAAAGCCAAACAATTCCAGTGGAGATGGAACG GTATCCTACAACTCCCTCTCATTGTGCAAGCAATGGCTTGGGCCAAAAGTGAACATAACAAGAGCTCCACAG GCAGAACATGA
- the LOC124693152 gene encoding phospholipid--sterol O-acyltransferase-like isoform X2, whose product MLLDPYNQTDHPECKSRPDSGLSAITELDPGYITGPLSSIWKEWVKWCVEFGIEANAIIAVPYDWRLPPSMLEERDLYFHKLKLTFEIALKLRGGPSLVFAHSMGNNVFRYFLEWLKLEIAPKHYIQWLDKHIHAYFAVGAPLLGSTESIRATLSGTTSGLPVTEGTARLMFNSFAASLWLLPFSKYCKADNIYWKNFFEGKGGYPHRQQCDEMEYTSDYSGWPTTLVSIEVPTVRGADAYPSIMDLTEDITSNMECGKPTLLTFSAREVSDGTLFKTILDYDPQSKALLHQLEKYYQGDPVLNPLTPWERPPIKNVFCIYGIDSKTEVGYFFAPSGKPYPDNWIVTDVIYEFEQSLLSRSGHSVSGKPNNSSGDGTVSYNSLSLCKQWLGPKVNITRAPQAEHDGSDLQTSMNAEHYHGQDLFPNMTRAPHVKYITYYEDAESIPGWRTAVWELDKVL is encoded by the exons ATGCTGCTTGACCCCTATAACCAGACGGACCATCCAGAATGCAAGTCAAGGCCGGATAGTGGTCTTTCTGCAATTACAGAGTTGGACCCTGGTTATATAACAG GtcctctttcttcaatatggaaaGAATGGGTCAAATGGTGTGTAGAGTTTGGTATTGAAGCTAATGCTATCATCGCTGTTCCGTACGATTGGAGGCTACCCCCGTCGATGCTTGAGGAGAGGGATCTGTACTTTCATAAATTGAA ATTAACTTTTGAAATTGCATTGAAACTTCGAGGAGGGCCATCTTTAGTTTTTGCTCATTCCATGGGAAACAACGTATTTCGGTACTTCTTGGAATGGTTGAAACTAGAAATTGCTCCAAAGCACTACATCCAATGGCTTGACAAACATATACATGCGTACTTTGCAGTTG GTGCTCCTCTTCTCGGATCTACTGAATCAATTAGAGCTACTCTCTCTGGGACAACATCTGGTCTTCCAGTCACTGAG GGGACAGCCCGGTTGATGTTTAATTCATTTGCTGCTTCTTTATGGCTCTTGCCATTCTCAAAATACTGCAAAGCTGATAATATATACTGGAAGAATTTTTTTGAGGGAAAGGGAGGTTATCCTCACAGACAACAATGCGATGAGATGGAGTATACTTCAGACTACTCTGGATGGCCCACAACCCTCGTCAGTATCGAGGTTCCTACAGTTCGAG GTGCGGATGCGTATCCATCCATTATGGACCTAACAGAGGACATAACATCCAACATGGAGTGTGGAAAGCCAACACTCTTGACATTTTCTGCCAGAGAAGTTTCAGATGGTACTTTGTTCAAAACTATTCTGGATTACGACCCACAGAGCAAAGCCCTTCTTCATCAGCTGGAGAA GTACTACCAAGGTGACCCAGTTCTCAATCCTCTCACTCCCTGGGAGAGACCGCCAATAAAGAATGTATTCTGCATATACGGCATTGATTCTAAGACTGAG GTAGGATATTTTTTTGCACCAAGTGGCAAACCATATCCAGATAACTGGATAGTAACAGATGTGATTTATGAGTTTGAACAGTCCCTACTGTCAAG ATCAGGTCATTCTGTTTCCGGAAAGCCAAACAATTCCAGTGGAGATGGAACG GTATCCTACAACTCCCTCTCATTGTGCAAGCAATGGCTTGGGCCAAAAGTGAACATAACAAGAGCTCCACAG GCAGAACATGATGGATCTGATTTACAGACAAGCATGAATGCTGAGCATTATCATGGTCAGGATCTATTTCCAAACATGACAAGGGCTCCACATGTGAAGTACATAACCTACTATGAAGATGCTGAAAGTATCCCAGGATGGAGAACAGCAGTCTGGGAGCTTGACAAAG TTCTTTAA
- the LOC124693152 gene encoding phospholipid--sterol O-acyltransferase-like isoform X1, with the protein MPRWRLRSGRLACAMAIVAATAAAAAVGVAAGVGEAEAEFDYRKLSGIIIPGFASTQLRAWSVLDCPYSPFDFNPLDPVWLDSTKLFSALNCWLKCMLLDPYNQTDHPECKSRPDSGLSAITELDPGYITGPLSSIWKEWVKWCVEFGIEANAIIAVPYDWRLPPSMLEERDLYFHKLKLTFEIALKLRGGPSLVFAHSMGNNVFRYFLEWLKLEIAPKHYIQWLDKHIHAYFAVGAPLLGSTESIRATLSGTTSGLPVTEGTARLMFNSFAASLWLLPFSKYCKADNIYWKNFFEGKGGYPHRQQCDEMEYTSDYSGWPTTLVSIEVPTVRGADAYPSIMDLTEDITSNMECGKPTLLTFSAREVSDGTLFKTILDYDPQSKALLHQLEKYYQGDPVLNPLTPWERPPIKNVFCIYGIDSKTEVGYFFAPSGKPYPDNWIVTDVIYEFEQSLLSRSGHSVSGKPNNSSGDGTVSYNSLSLCKQWLGPKVNITRAPQAEHDGSDLQTSMNAEHYHGQDLFPNMTRAPHVKYITYYEDAESIPGWRTAVWELDKANHRNIVRMPVVMRELWLEVWHDMHPYSKSKFVTKAFRGPLRNEDCHWDYAKARCGFPEFCEYRYTFGDVHLGMSCRLKNSSTTLLRQYI; encoded by the exons ATGCCTCGATGGCGGCTCCGATCTGGCCGGCTCGCCTGCGCGATGGCTATCGTGGCGGCGACCGCGGCCGCGGCAGCCGTGGGCGTGGCCGCCGGAGTAGGGGAAGCCGAGGCGGAGTTCGACTACCGGAAGCTATCGGGGATAATAATCCCGGGATTCGCGTCGACGCAGCTGCGGGCGTGGTCGGTGCTCGACTGCCCCTATTCGCCCTTCGACTTCAACCCCCTCGACCCCGTCTGGCTCGACTCCACCAAG CTTTTCTCTGCTCTAAATTGCTGGCTTAAATGCATGCTGCTTGACCCCTATAACCAGACGGACCATCCAGAATGCAAGTCAAGGCCGGATAGTGGTCTTTCTGCAATTACAGAGTTGGACCCTGGTTATATAACAG GtcctctttcttcaatatggaaaGAATGGGTCAAATGGTGTGTAGAGTTTGGTATTGAAGCTAATGCTATCATCGCTGTTCCGTACGATTGGAGGCTACCCCCGTCGATGCTTGAGGAGAGGGATCTGTACTTTCATAAATTGAA ATTAACTTTTGAAATTGCATTGAAACTTCGAGGAGGGCCATCTTTAGTTTTTGCTCATTCCATGGGAAACAACGTATTTCGGTACTTCTTGGAATGGTTGAAACTAGAAATTGCTCCAAAGCACTACATCCAATGGCTTGACAAACATATACATGCGTACTTTGCAGTTG GTGCTCCTCTTCTCGGATCTACTGAATCAATTAGAGCTACTCTCTCTGGGACAACATCTGGTCTTCCAGTCACTGAG GGGACAGCCCGGTTGATGTTTAATTCATTTGCTGCTTCTTTATGGCTCTTGCCATTCTCAAAATACTGCAAAGCTGATAATATATACTGGAAGAATTTTTTTGAGGGAAAGGGAGGTTATCCTCACAGACAACAATGCGATGAGATGGAGTATACTTCAGACTACTCTGGATGGCCCACAACCCTCGTCAGTATCGAGGTTCCTACAGTTCGAG GTGCGGATGCGTATCCATCCATTATGGACCTAACAGAGGACATAACATCCAACATGGAGTGTGGAAAGCCAACACTCTTGACATTTTCTGCCAGAGAAGTTTCAGATGGTACTTTGTTCAAAACTATTCTGGATTACGACCCACAGAGCAAAGCCCTTCTTCATCAGCTGGAGAA GTACTACCAAGGTGACCCAGTTCTCAATCCTCTCACTCCCTGGGAGAGACCGCCAATAAAGAATGTATTCTGCATATACGGCATTGATTCTAAGACTGAG GTAGGATATTTTTTTGCACCAAGTGGCAAACCATATCCAGATAACTGGATAGTAACAGATGTGATTTATGAGTTTGAACAGTCCCTACTGTCAAG ATCAGGTCATTCTGTTTCCGGAAAGCCAAACAATTCCAGTGGAGATGGAACG GTATCCTACAACTCCCTCTCATTGTGCAAGCAATGGCTTGGGCCAAAAGTGAACATAACAAGAGCTCCACAG GCAGAACATGATGGATCTGATTTACAGACAAGCATGAATGCTGAGCATTATCATGGTCAGGATCTATTTCCAAACATGACAAGGGCTCCACATGTGAAGTACATAACCTACTATGAAGATGCTGAAAGTATCCCAGGATGGAGAACAGCAGTCTGGGAGCTTGACAAAG CAAATCACAGGAATATTGTTAGGATGCCGGTAGTTATGCGTGAGTTATGGCTTGAAGTGTGGCATGACATGCACCCTTATTCGAAATCAAAATTTGTGACAAAAG CTTTCCGAGGTCCGTTAAGAAACGAAGATTGCCACTGGGACTACGCAAAAGCTCGGTGTGGTTTTCCAGAATTCTGTGAATACAG GTACACGTTTGGTGACGTGCATCTAGGAATGAGCTGCAGGCTGAAAAATTCATCAACTACGCTCCTTCGGCAGTATATCTGA